A section of the Solitalea canadensis DSM 3403 genome encodes:
- the secG gene encoding preprotein translocase subunit SecG, which translates to MYTALVILAIFVAILLVLIVLVQNPKGGGLSSSFGGGNQMMGVQKTSDVLEKATWTLAIGLLVVSLSTNFFINRSGGEAGESAIQKQMNNTTMPAQSPAKLPAANNAAPAATPSADTSKK; encoded by the coding sequence ATGTATACGGCATTAGTGATTTTAGCAATTTTTGTAGCCATTTTATTGGTATTGATCGTATTGGTTCAAAATCCAAAAGGAGGAGGTTTAAGCTCATCTTTTGGTGGTGGTAATCAAATGATGGGTGTTCAGAAAACTTCAGATGTTCTTGAGAAAGCAACCTGGACGCTTGCTATTGGTTTATTAGTGGTAAGTCTTTCTACCAACTTTTTCATTAACCGTAGCGGTGGTGAAGCTGGTGAGTCAGCAATTCAAAAACAAATGAACAACACCACTATGCCTGCTCAAAGTCCGGCAAAACTTCCTGCTGCAAACAATGCTGCACCTGCTGCAACTCCATCAGCAGACACAAGCAAAAAATAA
- the miaB gene encoding tRNA (N6-isopentenyl adenosine(37)-C2)-methylthiotransferase MiaB, which yields MFNPGITVKEHDETRQGEALVLDSKSGKNNGRKLYIESYGCQMNFSDSEIVASIMMDMGFTTTGTYQEADVIFINTCSIRENAEQRVRNRLKDFAVAKLRKPDMMVGVLGCMAERLKAKFLEEEKLVDIVVGPDAYRDLPNLINSADEGNKAVNVLLSREETYADINPVRLTSNGISAFVSIMRGCDNMCSFCVVPFTRGRERSRDAHSIVQEVTELYNNGYKEVTLLGQNVDSYKWSSEDGTEKVNFAQLLERVALVSPDVRIRFSTSHPKDITDEVLYTMDKYDNICKYIHLPVQSGNSRILDLMNRTYDREWYMERVNAIRRILPDCAISTDIIAGFCSETEEEHQDTLSIMDFAIYDYAYMFMYSERPGTPAAKKLTDDIPENIKNRRLNEIISKQRDHSKVRLDQQVGKVQKVLIEGFSKKSDKDYCGRNDQNAMVIFPVSDNIKPGDYVNVFVDRCTTATLIGTVV from the coding sequence ATGTTTAATCCTGGGATTACAGTTAAAGAGCATGATGAAACACGCCAAGGTGAGGCGTTAGTATTGGATAGTAAATCCGGAAAAAATAACGGCCGAAAACTTTATATAGAAAGCTATGGTTGCCAGATGAATTTTTCTGATTCAGAAATCGTAGCGTCCATAATGATGGATATGGGTTTTACTACCACCGGCACTTACCAGGAGGCTGATGTTATCTTTATTAATACCTGCTCTATCCGCGAAAATGCGGAACAGCGTGTACGTAACCGCCTGAAAGATTTTGCAGTAGCAAAACTTCGTAAACCGGATATGATGGTTGGTGTTTTGGGCTGTATGGCAGAACGTTTAAAAGCCAAATTTTTAGAAGAAGAAAAATTGGTAGATATTGTTGTTGGCCCTGATGCTTACCGAGATCTTCCAAATCTTATTAACAGTGCTGATGAAGGAAACAAGGCTGTTAACGTACTCCTTTCTCGTGAAGAAACTTACGCAGATATTAATCCGGTGCGTTTAACAAGCAACGGAATTTCCGCATTTGTTTCAATCATGCGTGGATGTGATAATATGTGTTCATTCTGTGTGGTGCCCTTTACCCGTGGACGAGAACGAAGCAGGGACGCTCATTCAATTGTGCAGGAGGTAACTGAGCTTTATAATAATGGTTATAAAGAGGTAACACTTTTGGGGCAGAATGTCGATTCTTATAAGTGGAGCAGTGAGGATGGAACTGAAAAAGTTAATTTTGCTCAGCTGCTGGAACGTGTCGCTTTGGTTAGTCCCGACGTACGTATCAGATTCTCAACTTCGCACCCGAAAGATATTACCGATGAAGTGCTTTATACCATGGATAAATACGATAATATCTGCAAATACATTCATTTACCGGTACAATCGGGTAACAGCCGAATCCTTGATTTGATGAACCGTACATACGACCGTGAGTGGTACATGGAGCGCGTAAATGCCATTCGCCGTATTTTGCCTGATTGCGCAATTTCAACAGATATTATTGCCGGTTTCTGTTCAGAAACTGAAGAAGAACATCAGGATACGTTAAGCATTATGGATTTTGCTATCTATGACTATGCTTACATGTTTATGTATTCAGAGCGTCCGGGAACTCCTGCAGCTAAAAAACTAACGGATGATATCCCCGAAAATATTAAAAATCGTCGCTTAAATGAGATTATTAGCAAGCAACGGGATCATTCAAAGGTTCGTCTTGACCAACAGGTGGGTAAAGTTCAGAAAGTTCTAATAGAAGGTTTTTCTAAAAAATCTGATAAAGATTATTGTGGACGTAATGACCAGAATGCAATGGTTATCTTCCCAGTTTCTGACAACATTAAGCCTGGCGATTATGTAAACGTTTTTGTTGATCGTTGTACAACGGCGACTTTAATCGGTACAGTAGTTTAG
- a CDS encoding IS256 family transposase, producing the protein METPEFDLEFIKKKALEQFRSGKSLYGKEGAFAPLLKHFLEAALQAELEGHLDEEERNSGNRKNGKGQKQLKTSDGTLTIETPRDRTGTFEPELIRKRETILAESLESKILGMYGLGMSFRDISKHIKDMYDTDISHATLSAITDKILPQIKEWQSRPLEELYTIVWLDAMHYKVKEDNRVVSRAVYNILGINRYGKKELLGMYVSQSEGANFWLGVLTDLKNRGVSDILIACIDNLKGFAEAINAVFTETEVQTCIVHQIRNSLKYVASKDQKEFMKDLKPVYQAVNKDLAELRLEELEEKWGRKYPVVLQSWRHNWEKLSTYFKYDVAIRRLIYTTNTIEGFHRQVRKVTKTKGAFTSDTALIKLIYLAHGNISQKWTMPLTNWAQTASHLAIWFDGRMKLDLN; encoded by the coding sequence ATGGAAACACCAGAATTTGATTTAGAGTTTATTAAGAAGAAAGCCTTGGAGCAGTTTCGCTCAGGTAAGTCTCTGTACGGCAAAGAAGGGGCATTCGCACCATTGCTGAAACATTTTTTAGAAGCCGCCTTGCAAGCAGAGTTAGAGGGCCATTTGGATGAGGAGGAACGCAACTCGGGCAATCGGAAGAATGGCAAAGGCCAAAAGCAACTCAAAACGTCCGATGGAACGCTGACCATCGAGACTCCCCGCGACCGAACCGGCACCTTTGAACCCGAACTGATCCGAAAACGGGAAACCATCCTGGCCGAAAGCCTAGAGTCCAAGATACTGGGGATGTACGGCCTGGGGATGAGCTTCCGGGACATCTCCAAACACATCAAGGATATGTATGACACGGACATCTCCCACGCCACCCTGAGCGCCATTACCGACAAGATCCTCCCGCAGATAAAAGAATGGCAAAGCCGTCCTTTGGAAGAACTGTACACTATCGTTTGGCTGGATGCCATGCATTATAAGGTGAAAGAAGATAACCGGGTGGTATCGCGGGCTGTTTACAACATTCTGGGCATCAATCGTTATGGTAAAAAAGAGCTATTGGGCATGTACGTCTCGCAAAGTGAAGGCGCCAATTTCTGGCTGGGCGTACTGACCGATTTAAAGAACCGTGGAGTCAGCGACATCCTGATCGCCTGCATTGATAACTTAAAAGGCTTTGCAGAAGCCATTAACGCTGTTTTTACCGAAACAGAAGTACAAACCTGCATCGTTCATCAAATCCGCAACAGTCTGAAATACGTGGCCTCTAAAGATCAAAAAGAGTTCATGAAAGACCTGAAGCCTGTTTACCAGGCTGTAAACAAAGATCTGGCCGAATTACGGCTGGAGGAACTGGAGGAGAAATGGGGCAGGAAGTATCCGGTGGTCTTGCAGTCCTGGCGCCATAACTGGGAAAAGCTTAGTACGTATTTCAAATACGATGTGGCTATCCGACGTTTGATCTATACGACCAATACCATTGAAGGCTTTCATCGGCAGGTACGCAAAGTGACCAAAACCAAAGGCGCCTTCACCTCGGACACGGCCCTGATCAAATTGATTTATCTGGCCCATGGCAACATCAGCCAGAAATGGACCATGCCGCTGACCAACTGGGCCCAAACCGCCTCTCACCTGGCCATTTGGTTTGATGGAAGAATGAAGTTAGATTTGAACTAA
- a CDS encoding tryptophan 2,3-dioxygenase family protein gives MELSEDLLTRLKQLQQKYDAMGQDMNSYLDGLLYADFLTYWDYIHLDTLLTLQRPKTQFPDEKIFIMYHQITELYLNLILHECEQIAHKENLTATFFEARLKRINRYFETLIDSFDVMVDGMEKEQFLAFRMSLLPASGFQSGQYRMIEIYASDFLTLVPPEKRDALKGESASAIFENLYWKTGATELSTGKKTLTLKQFEEKYSKQFISLAETLKEKNFWQQYLALKSKGENVSSLEQLLRSFDIHVNVNWKLMHYRSAVRYMQRDPEDIKATGGTNWQKYLPPRFQKLVFYPELWTQEEVDEWGKKWVDENVQPREM, from the coding sequence ATGGAATTAAGTGAAGATCTTTTAACGCGATTAAAACAATTGCAGCAAAAGTATGATGCGATGGGGCAAGATATGAATTCATACCTCGATGGATTACTTTATGCTGATTTTCTAACTTATTGGGATTATATTCATCTTGATACTTTATTAACTTTGCAGCGCCCTAAAACGCAGTTCCCTGATGAAAAAATCTTCATCATGTATCATCAGATTACAGAATTATACCTGAACCTGATCTTACATGAATGTGAACAGATCGCCCATAAAGAAAACCTGACGGCCACTTTCTTTGAAGCACGCTTAAAACGGATCAATCGTTACTTTGAAACATTAATTGATTCCTTTGATGTAATGGTTGATGGGATGGAAAAAGAGCAATTCCTTGCTTTCCGTATGTCACTATTACCGGCAAGTGGATTTCAGTCTGGCCAATACCGGATGATTGAAATTTATGCATCCGACTTTTTAACACTTGTGCCACCAGAAAAACGTGATGCATTAAAAGGAGAATCGGCATCGGCAATCTTCGAAAACCTTTACTGGAAAACCGGAGCGACAGAACTTTCTACAGGAAAGAAGACATTAACCTTAAAACAGTTTGAAGAAAAGTACAGTAAACAGTTTATTAGTTTAGCGGAAACCTTGAAGGAGAAAAACTTCTGGCAACAGTACTTAGCGCTTAAAAGCAAAGGTGAAAACGTTAGTAGTTTAGAGCAACTCCTTCGTAGTTTCGACATACACGTTAATGTAAATTGGAAGTTGATGCACTACCGTTCAGCCGTTCGCTATATGCAACGCGACCCCGAAGATATTAAAGCTACCGGTGGAACCAACTGGCAGAAGTATTTGCCTCCACGTTTTCAAAAACTTGTTTTTTATCCGGAATTGTGGACTCAGGAAGAAGTTGATGAATGGGGTAAAAAATGGGTAGACGAAAATGTACAACCACGCGAAATGTAG
- a CDS encoding voltage-gated chloride channel family protein yields the protein MLKNSYLNKIPALKEQILLTGYLFKWILLCVIIGVLAGTASAGFLLSLEWVTNWREHHFWMIYFLPLGGLLIGLIYHYYGQDVSDGNNQLLEEFHHPKKIIPFKMAPMIWFTTVLTHFVGGSAGREGTAVQMGGSIADQLTHIFKFKPRDRKVLLIAGIAAGFASVFGTPLAGTIFGLEVLIIGQLSYSAILPSLLSAIIADQTCRAWKVGHTHYPIESIPFLDQWGVLSAIVAGILFGITAMLFSKVMHKISAFFKQKISYAPLRPFIGGGILVVVICLLKWVVPAYSTRYLGLGIPVIVESFGQQLSFIDFAAKLLFTAFTLGVGFKGGEVTPLFFIGATLGSALSIVLPLPVGLLAGMGFVSVFAGAANTPLACIVMGCELFGIQAGVFIAIACIVSFLFSGNSGIYSSQRIGNYKHPLLRRYSNK from the coding sequence ATGCTAAAAAATAGTTACCTCAATAAGATTCCGGCTTTAAAAGAACAAATCCTGTTAACGGGTTATCTATTTAAGTGGATCTTATTATGTGTGATCATTGGTGTATTGGCGGGCACAGCTTCGGCTGGTTTTTTATTATCATTAGAGTGGGTGACCAATTGGCGTGAGCATCATTTTTGGATGATTTACTTCTTGCCTTTAGGAGGATTATTGATCGGTTTGATTTACCATTATTATGGTCAAGATGTTTCAGACGGGAATAATCAATTACTGGAAGAATTTCACCATCCTAAAAAGATCATACCTTTTAAAATGGCTCCCATGATATGGTTTACAACAGTTCTTACGCATTTTGTGGGAGGATCTGCTGGTCGCGAGGGAACTGCAGTACAGATGGGTGGATCAATTGCCGACCAGTTGACTCATATTTTCAAATTTAAACCGCGTGATCGAAAAGTGCTATTGATCGCAGGTATTGCAGCAGGATTTGCTTCCGTTTTTGGAACACCATTAGCTGGAACAATTTTCGGTTTAGAAGTGCTCATTATCGGCCAACTTTCTTATTCAGCCATTTTACCAAGCTTATTATCAGCAATAATTGCCGACCAAACTTGCCGTGCCTGGAAGGTGGGTCATACTCATTATCCTATTGAATCAATACCTTTTTTAGATCAATGGGGTGTTTTGAGTGCTATTGTTGCCGGAATACTATTCGGAATAACGGCCATGTTGTTTTCAAAAGTGATGCATAAGATATCGGCCTTTTTTAAGCAAAAGATTTCATATGCTCCGTTACGTCCGTTTATTGGAGGAGGTATTTTAGTAGTTGTTATTTGCTTATTAAAATGGGTTGTCCCTGCTTACTCCACCCGCTATTTAGGTTTAGGGATTCCGGTCATTGTTGAGTCATTTGGCCAACAGCTTTCTTTTATTGATTTCGCTGCCAAATTGCTGTTTACTGCATTTACATTAGGAGTAGGATTTAAAGGAGGAGAAGTTACCCCGTTATTCTTTATCGGCGCCACGTTAGGAAGCGCATTGTCCATTGTTTTACCATTGCCGGTCGGTTTGTTAGCGGGAATGGGATTCGTTTCTGTATTCGCCGGGGCTGCCAACACTCCATTGGCATGTATTGTAATGGGCTGTGAGCTTTTTGGGATTCAGGCAGGCGTATTTATTGCAATTGCATGTATTGTTTCTTTCCTGTTTTCAGGTAATTCAGGAATTTATTCTTCTCAACGAATTGGTAATTATAAGCATCCACTATTGAGAAGATATTCTAATAAATAG
- a CDS encoding LptE family protein gives MKKLIYIAGFLLLNIIDTGCYSFTGASIPPTVKTFSVQFFENRAPLVDPTLSQKFTEGLKDRISRQSPLGITRGFGDVNFEGTITGYRVEPVSFTSAGNDDRGEAEQNRLTITVQVKCTNTKDEKLSFEQSFSQFKNFPKGNNFASVQQQLNGEIIDLLTTDIYNRAFSNW, from the coding sequence ATGAAGAAATTGATCTACATAGCAGGCTTTTTACTGCTAAACATAATAGATACAGGATGTTATTCTTTTACCGGAGCTTCAATTCCTCCGACTGTAAAAACATTTTCTGTGCAGTTTTTTGAGAATCGAGCTCCTTTGGTTGACCCAACATTAAGTCAGAAATTTACAGAAGGATTAAAAGACCGGATTTCACGTCAATCGCCGTTGGGCATTACAAGAGGTTTTGGTGATGTAAATTTTGAAGGCACAATTACTGGTTACCGCGTTGAACCCGTATCATTTACTTCTGCCGGCAACGATGACAGAGGTGAAGCTGAGCAAAACCGTTTAACTATAACCGTGCAGGTTAAATGTACCAACACAAAAGACGAAAAATTAAGTTTTGAACAATCATTCTCGCAGTTTAAGAACTTTCCTAAGGGAAACAACTTTGCTTCAGTACAGCAACAATTAAATGGCGAGATTATTGATCTTTTAACAACAGATATTTATAACAGAGCTTTCTCAAACTGGTAA
- a CDS encoding sigma-54-dependent Fis family transcriptional regulator, with translation MDVQEIKQRFGIIGNSPLLNRAIDIARQVAPTDISVLVTGESGSGKEAFSHVLHNLSHRKHGPFIAVNCGAIPEGTVDSELFGHVKGSFTNAVDDRKGYFEVVNGGTIFLDEVAELPLGTQARLLRILETGEYLRVGSSKVQKTDVRIVAATNVDVFEAVQKGKFREDLYYRLNTVPLRIPSLRERKEDIYLLFRKFVSDFSEKYRSPSIQLTEDARQVLEAYPWPGNVRQLRNLAEQIAVLEKNREVDALTLRHYLPVEQSTTLPMIRKDDQQTNDFSERDILYKVLFDMKKDISDLKKLVVEIIQHPESMGHVIQSNAQLVTKLYQDVQPLDNDIVQPAINLQPVTVSPTPQPQYHPINFAEEVEESLSLNDQEADLIKKALKKHKGKRKYAASELGISERTLYRKIKELNL, from the coding sequence TTGGACGTTCAGGAAATTAAACAACGATTTGGAATAATTGGTAATTCCCCACTTTTGAACAGAGCAATCGATATTGCCCGTCAGGTGGCACCTACCGATATTTCTGTTCTTGTAACTGGTGAAAGCGGTTCGGGTAAAGAGGCGTTTTCGCACGTATTACACAATTTAAGTCATCGTAAACACGGTCCGTTTATAGCAGTAAACTGTGGTGCAATTCCAGAAGGCACAGTTGATTCAGAGCTTTTTGGTCACGTAAAAGGTTCTTTTACCAATGCTGTTGACGACCGAAAAGGTTACTTCGAGGTAGTTAACGGCGGTACTATCTTTTTAGATGAGGTTGCCGAACTTCCTTTGGGAACCCAAGCTCGTTTATTACGTATTTTGGAGACTGGTGAATACCTCCGGGTAGGATCATCAAAAGTTCAGAAAACAGATGTACGTATTGTTGCGGCAACAAATGTTGATGTGTTTGAGGCCGTACAAAAAGGTAAATTCCGTGAAGATCTTTATTATCGTTTAAATACGGTTCCTTTACGTATTCCTTCATTACGCGAGCGTAAAGAGGATATTTATCTCCTCTTTAGGAAATTTGTTTCGGATTTCAGCGAGAAATACCGTAGTCCTTCGATTCAGCTTACAGAAGATGCACGACAAGTGCTGGAGGCGTATCCATGGCCCGGTAACGTGCGCCAGTTACGTAACCTTGCAGAACAAATTGCTGTATTAGAGAAAAATCGTGAAGTTGATGCCCTCACATTGCGTCATTATTTGCCTGTTGAGCAATCCACTACATTGCCAATGATTCGTAAAGATGATCAGCAGACAAATGATTTCTCTGAACGCGATATACTGTACAAGGTATTGTTTGATATGAAAAAAGATATTTCTGACCTTAAAAAGTTAGTGGTCGAAATCATTCAACACCCCGAATCAATGGGGCATGTTATTCAATCGAATGCTCAGTTGGTTACCAAATTATACCAGGATGTTCAGCCATTAGATAATGATATCGTACAACCTGCTATAAATCTTCAGCCGGTAACTGTAAGTCCAACTCCTCAGCCACAATATCACCCGATCAATTTTGCTGAAGAAGTGGAAGAAAGTTTATCCTTAAATGATCAGGAAGCTGATCTGATTAAAAAAGCGCTGAAAAAACACAAAGGCAAACGCAAATATGCAGCCTCAGAGTTAGGAATTTCTGAACGGACGCTGTATCGTAAAATTAAAGAGTTAAATTTATAG
- a CDS encoding branched-chain amino acid aminotransferase: MLETLNIDVQKVAKSKISSVDFSDLPFGKVFSDHMLVAEYSDGEWKNVSIKPYAPIEFTPAMASLHYGQAIFEGLKAFKNEQGEAVIFRPEANFERFNLSAERMCMPTVPEDIFMKGMSQLIDIDNEWVPNKPDHALYIRPFMFSTDEFIGVRPSAKYMFIIFTCPVGAYYSKPVKVKFETTYSRSCPGGIGFAKAAANYGGAMYPTMLAQKEGFDQVIWTDSSKHEFIEESGVMNVMFVIDGKLITPPAKDTILKGITRDSVLTVARDWGMAVEERPVSVSEVVTAIEEGRLTEAFGVGTAATISQIAQITNGTKDYILPDPANREFSNKVHKELDAIKKGTVADPHGWIYKV, from the coding sequence ATGCTTGAGACATTGAATATTGATGTTCAGAAAGTTGCAAAATCTAAAATCAGTTCTGTTGATTTTAGCGATTTACCTTTCGGCAAAGTTTTTTCAGACCACATGTTAGTGGCCGAATATAGTGACGGCGAATGGAAAAATGTTTCCATCAAACCTTACGCTCCAATTGAGTTTACTCCGGCAATGGCTTCTTTACATTATGGTCAGGCTATTTTTGAAGGATTAAAGGCTTTCAAAAACGAGCAAGGCGAAGCAGTAATTTTCCGTCCGGAAGCAAACTTCGAGCGTTTTAATCTATCCGCAGAGCGCATGTGCATGCCAACTGTTCCTGAAGATATTTTCATGAAAGGTATGTCACAGTTAATCGACATTGATAACGAGTGGGTTCCGAACAAGCCGGATCATGCATTATATATCCGCCCATTCATGTTCTCAACTGATGAGTTCATTGGGGTTCGTCCTTCGGCTAAATACATGTTCATCATCTTTACTTGTCCGGTAGGTGCTTATTACAGCAAACCGGTTAAAGTTAAATTTGAAACTACTTACTCTCGTTCATGCCCTGGAGGTATTGGCTTTGCAAAAGCTGCTGCAAACTATGGCGGTGCTATGTATCCTACTATGTTGGCACAGAAAGAAGGTTTCGATCAGGTGATCTGGACCGACTCAAGCAAGCATGAATTCATTGAAGAATCAGGTGTAATGAATGTAATGTTTGTTATTGACGGCAAATTAATTACTCCTCCGGCAAAAGACACCATTTTAAAGGGTATTACCCGCGATAGCGTTCTAACTGTAGCTCGTGATTGGGGTATGGCTGTTGAAGAACGTCCGGTTAGTGTAAGTGAAGTAGTGACTGCAATTGAAGAAGGTCGTTTGACAGAAGCATTCGGTGTAGGTACCGCTGCTACTATCAGCCAGATTGCTCAAATTACCAACGGCACTAAGGATTATATCCTGCCAGATCCTGCAAATCGTGAATTTTCAAATAAAGTTCACAAGGAGCTTGACGCAATAAAAAAAGGAACTGTTGCTGATCCTCATGGCTGGATTTATAAAGTTTAA